The following nucleotide sequence is from Desulfovibrio desulfuricans.
GCTATCGTTAAAAAGCGGGGAAGCTCTGAAGGTGATTCTCGGGCTCGCAGAACAGACCGCCGATCAGGTGCAGGGTATTGCCACGGCAAGCGAAGAGCAATCTGCTTCAGCCGAGGAAATTGCCCAGTCGGTCGATCATGTCAACTCCATTTCTCGCGAAACCGCCTTGGCCATGAGCGAGGCGAGCAAGGCTGTTTCCGACCTGGCAGCACAGGCTCAACGGCTGGCCGCCATTATTACCGACCTTAAAAATGCCTAACTGTTCGATCTTGTCAGATTTGCCCATGGCACATTGACCTTGCCCCGGTAAATAAGGCTTCGTCTCTCTTTCACGCGCCTTCTGGCAATTTCTGTCAAAGCCATGTGCAGGCATATGGCGGCGGCTTAACCTCTACGGTGGCCGCCGCTTTTCTGTCTGTTCCTGCTGCAGGGCGAGGTGAGGAAGGCTGAATAGTCTGCTGACAATATTTGTAATTCTGCCAGTGTACGGCTGGTTCCCTGCAAAGAGTAATGACTGTATTTTTGTTTTGTCTGCCTCTGTTGAGAGGTGGCTGCTGGAAATTTTTTTTCAACTTTTTTCACAGTGCTTCAACTGCCTGATATTTTTAGTTCTTGTAAAAAATGTTTCTTATGATTCATGTTGATTATACAATCAATATTTTTTGTGACTTGATTATATAGGGGCAACATAACTGTCTGATCTGAGAGGAATTAGCTATACAGATTTTTTTATCGGTTATTATAATTTTACCCGATATAATGCGGTATAGCTGATGTGGCTCCCAGAGGTTAGCTGATCTTGACCTTATTGATAATGATAGCTAACTATTAATTGGCAGCGTTGCTGAATCAGGTGGCAATGTTCGCAATTCACCTGATTTTCAGCGGAAGCCTTGAGGTTTCCCTTGCCCTTCCATCTTTGTCCGGTGTGTGCAGCGATGCCGCCGCGACAAACTCAGGATTCCTTGTTCCCAACACGCGGGAACAAGCACCCCTGAACGCTGGTACATTCTCCAGCCTTTTCTCAAAAGATAATACGCGATGCAGTCAATGTGCTTTTCACATGCTGTATCTATCTAAAATATTTTGCTTTCAAAAAGGGGATTAACCATGTCCACCATTACTCTCACCACCCCTGGCCCCAGTCAGCGTATCTCTATTCCTGCAGAACCACAGGCCACAATACATCTGGATTTTCAGACCGATCAGGCAACCCTTGAGCGCAGTGGCGATAACCTTGTTTTCAGCTTTGCCGACGGCGGCAGTATCGCTATTGAAGGCTTCTACGCCCAGTACGACAAGACCAACCTGCCGGAGTTTGCTGTCGATGGAAAGATTTTGCCTGGCTCGGAATTCTTCAGTGTTTTCGGGCCGGACCTTGCTCCGGCCGCAGGGCCTGCCGCGCAAACTGCGGAAAGAGGGGCAAGATACAACGAACATTCGGATTCATCCCTCGCGTCTGGTCTGGGGCATCTCGATAGCGCTGAAACTCCGACGCTGAACGTTTCGGCGCCGGCAGAGCTGGCAACTCTGGATCCTACCCTTGCCGTTGCCGGCGGGGCAGAATTGGGCGGCGCTGCTGGCGTTGGTTCTGACAATCCCGGCAGCCAAGGCCCCTCAATTCCCCCCGGCCCCGAAGGCCCCACCTTTCCTTCTGGCCCCTTTGTGCGTGCCGTATTGTACGGCAACGGTCAGAGCGGCGAGTATGTGAGCACCAACGTGTTTTTTGCCGAGAATAACGGCACGCCTTCCGCTGTTTCCGCCAGCGATCTGGATTTTACCGGTGCAGCCCCCTGGGCGCGTTTCAGCGTGACTGCAACCTTGCCAGATGGCTGGCAGGATGCCTGGGTGGACGTGGCTTTTGACTACAGCACCGGGCGGCTTGAATTCCGTCTGACGCCCGAGGGCATTGCTGAAATGCAGCGTCTGGGCGTGAACGGCAAGCCGCTTGTGGATTTTATCCAGATATCGGTACTCGACCGGGGCACGGGCAATACGTTTGACTACAATGTAGAGCTGATAGCCACCAAGGATCAGACCTTCGATTCTGCCGCCCACGACAGCGAATATGGCGGCAACATTGCAGGCGATAATATTGGCGAGTTTCATCAGGGGCAAAATGGGGGCGGTGCCTATTCGATAATTTCATCAGCCAAGGACGATGAAATCGTCCTGAACGATACAGTGCTTGGCGGCAGCTCAATCCACGCCAGCGGCTCCGCCGATCCTTCTCTGATGGCTGACGACTACAATACCATCAATCTCAACGCCGGTGTCGTGAATACGGTGTCAGGCTCCACCACGCAGGTTACCTCTACGGATGGCATCCTCAAGGTGCAGGGCGGCGTATCCGTGCAGGGCGACAACGCTGAGAACTTCATCAGCATGGGCAAGGGGCAGGTTCATATCCACAACGCTTCTGGCCATGGCATAGACGCCGTCGGCGGCGAAAACACCATCCTGGGCCGTGAACTGCTTGTTGATGCCAGCGGCACGGGCATTCGTGCAACCGATGGCGGCTCCAACACCGTTGCGGTCAAGGGTGGGGATGTGCGCGTTGATGCGGACGGTACCGCGCTTTATGCCGAAAACGACAGCAGCAATACCGTTTCGGCAACGGGTGGAAACGTCAATATCACTTCCGGGGAAGAAGGCATCCGTTCGAATGCAAACAGCACCAGCACGGTTTCGACGACTGACGGTGATATTAACATCAAGTCGGCCTGGGCAGGGATTGCCGCATATGATAACGGCACCAATAACATCTCCGCCACAAACGGGTCAGTAAATATTGATACTGATACATGGGGCATTACTACCAGCACCGCCAGCGCCGCCAATGTTGACGTTACAAACGGGAGCCTGAATATCAACGCGCTTGGTCGCGGCATCCATTCATACGAAAACGGGGTAAACACCGTTTCTGTGACAAACGGCGATGTCAATGTGAATTCAGGATGGGGATGGGATGGAATCATTGCTCATTTCGGCGGCACCAACAAAGTAGCCGTTGATAATGGCTCTGTTGTCATAAACTCTGGCGGAACTGGAATGACCGCCTTCTATGACAGCAAGAACGATCTTGCCATAAACAATGGCTCGCTTCACATCAACAGTAACAATGCAGGTGTGAATGCCGGTTTTGGCGAAAATGCTATTAGCGTAAACGGCGGCGATGTTTCCATCTCCAGCACAAGTGCCTACGATGCTGGCGTCCTCGCCTCTGAAAACGGCAAGAACACGATCACTACCAGCGGTACGCTTTCTGTCACTGCCGAAACCACGGGCATCAGTGCTGAAAACGGCGGCAAGAACAGCCTTACGGGTAATGATGTTTCTATCACTGCATCGTCAAAGCATGGTGTTTACGCAGCTGACGCTGGCAGCACTAACGAAATTTCTGCGGGTACAGATGGTAAGGTGGAGATTTCCGCTGGCGGTTCCGGGCTTTTTGCCGAGAGAGGCGGTGCGAACAGCGTCACGGGTGGTGATATTTCCATAACTGGCTTAAACTATGCCGTCATCGCTGGGAGCCAAAGCGTAAATGAAATTGATGCTGGCGCTGAGGGTAAAGTTACAATAAATGGTGCCCGTTATGGCCTTTATGCTGGAGCGGAAGGTAAGAATGTTGTGAATGGCGGCGATATTACCATTACCAGCACTGAAAACTCGAACTCGCGGGCTGCCGTCTTTGCTACGGGCAATAATAGCGCCAATGCGATTACTGCGGATTCTGACGGCAAGATTGTAATCAATGGTGGATGGGGAGGGCTGGGAGCCGCCCAGCAAGGCGTAAACAATGTCAGCGGCGGCGATATTGCCATTACCAGCGGTACCAGTAGTCCTGCTGTCTTTGCCACAGGCAGCGGAAGCACAAATAATGTTGATGCTGGACCTGACGGAAAGGTTGTCATCGAGGCCTACTACGAAGGCCTTAATGCCAATAGCGGCGGCAGTAACACTGTCCGCGGCGGCGACATTACTGTTACCGGTAATCGCAGCGCGGCCTTGTGGGCTGTGAATAGCGGGAGCAATAACAGCATTGATGCTGGATCAAACGGAAAGATCGCTGTGAACGGATACCTGTCTGCCCAATCTGGCGGTGTGAACAACCTTTCCGGCGGTGATGTGAACGTGTCTGGAGTCTCTGGCGCCAGCAATGGCTACGGGCTGTATGCCACCCTTTCCGGCAGCAATACCATCTCCACAGCAGATGGCCATATAACTGTGTCGGGAACCTCCACCTCAAATAACAGCTATGCCATGTCTGCGGTCTCTTCCGGGAGCAACAGCATCACCACAGAAAGTGGCGATGTAACGGTGACCGCCACCTCTACCACCAACTCCCCAGGCAGCTCCAGTTATGGCATGGGGGCCTCCTCCGGTCGCAACTCCATTACCACGGCCAATGGTGATGTGGCGGTGGCTGCCGCCTCTACAAAGGGCAGCGGTGCAGGTATGTGGGCTTATGATTCTGGCACTGTTGCCAGTAACACCATTGCTAGCGAAAGTGGCAACGTTGAGGTTACAGGCTCTGGAACCATCGGCTACGGCATGAATGCGGCCAGTTCCGGCAGCAACTCCATTACAACAGAAGATGGCGATGTCAGGGTGTCGGGTGCAGGAAACGGCCCCTCTGGCAGCGGTAATGCCTACGGCATGTACGCCACCTCTGGTCGTAATTCCATAACCACCGAGGATGGCAACGTAACCGTGTCGGGTGTGAGCAGCGGCAGCCTTGGTTATGGAATGTCTGCAAGCAATTCCGGTCATAATTCCATTATCACAGAAAGCGGAAATGTAGAGGTGTCGGGTTCGGGCTCCACCGGCTACGGAATGCATGCGACCGTTGGCGAAAATTCCATCACCACAGCAGATGGGCGCGTGACTGTTTCTGGGACAAGCACTGCCATGCATGCCAGTGGCGGCAGTAATTCCATTTCCACTGAAGATGGCGATGTGCAAGTTTCTGGCCCGATAGGCATGTATAACAAGTACGGAACCAACAGCGTTACCACTGCAAATGGTAATGTCACTGTTTCGGGCACTGGCACCAGCAACGCCGTTGGTATGATGAGTGCTGGCGAACCCAATAACAATGCCATTACAGCAACACCCGGCAGCAACGTCATCACCACGGAAAACGGCAATATTACCGTGATGGGAACGGCCAACACCAACAATAGCAGCAGCGGGTTCGGTATGAATGCGAACGCTGCCGGGAATAATGTTATTTCCACAGAAGGCGGAACAGTAAATGTGACGGGCAATAGCACTACAGGCTACGGTTACGGCATGTATGCCAGCAACAATGGCGCTGTTAACTCTGTTACCACCGCTGGCGGGGATGTGAGCGTATCAGGCTCGGGAGTCGCCGGTACTGGCTTCGCTATGGCAGCATATAGTGATGGCAATAATTCCATTAGTACAACCAGCGGTGACGTAAATGTACTCGCCAAATCCACTACTTCTGCCGGGTCTGGCATGTATACCTCTGGTGGCAAAAATGCCGTTAAGACTGAAGGCGGCGATGTGACTGTGACCGGCAGTTCTGCCTCCGGTGTTGGTCGCGGTATGGATGCTTTGTCCGGTGCCAATTCGGTGGTTACAGCGAGCGGTGAAGTGAACATTTCAGGAAAGTCAACTTCCGGCAGCAGCTACGGCATGTCCACGACCTTTAACGGGCAGAACTCCGTCACAACGGAAGGCGGGGATGTGAACGTGTCGTCAACGGCCTCCCGTAGTAGCTACGGCATGTACACAGCTTCAACTGGCGCCAATACCATCACCACTGGCGATGGTGATGTGGATGTGTCGGCCAAGAGTTCAGGC
It contains:
- a CDS encoding beta strand repeat-containing protein; translation: MSTITLTTPGPSQRISIPAEPQATIHLDFQTDQATLERSGDNLVFSFADGGSIAIEGFYAQYDKTNLPEFAVDGKILPGSEFFSVFGPDLAPAAGPAAQTAERGARYNEHSDSSLASGLGHLDSAETPTLNVSAPAELATLDPTLAVAGGAELGGAAGVGSDNPGSQGPSIPPGPEGPTFPSGPFVRAVLYGNGQSGEYVSTNVFFAENNGTPSAVSASDLDFTGAAPWARFSVTATLPDGWQDAWVDVAFDYSTGRLEFRLTPEGIAEMQRLGVNGKPLVDFIQISVLDRGTGNTFDYNVELIATKDQTFDSAAHDSEYGGNIAGDNIGEFHQGQNGGGAYSIISSAKDDEIVLNDTVLGGSSIHASGSADPSLMADDYNTINLNAGVVNTVSGSTTQVTSTDGILKVQGGVSVQGDNAENFISMGKGQVHIHNASGHGIDAVGGENTILGRELLVDASGTGIRATDGGSNTVAVKGGDVRVDADGTALYAENDSSNTVSATGGNVNITSGEEGIRSNANSTSTVSTTDGDINIKSAWAGIAAYDNGTNNISATNGSVNIDTDTWGITTSTASAANVDVTNGSLNINALGRGIHSYENGVNTVSVTNGDVNVNSGWGWDGIIAHFGGTNKVAVDNGSVVINSGGTGMTAFYDSKNDLAINNGSLHINSNNAGVNAGFGENAISVNGGDVSISSTSAYDAGVLASENGKNTITTSGTLSVTAETTGISAENGGKNSLTGNDVSITASSKHGVYAADAGSTNEISAGTDGKVEISAGGSGLFAERGGANSVTGGDISITGLNYAVIAGSQSVNEIDAGAEGKVTINGARYGLYAGAEGKNVVNGGDITITSTENSNSRAAVFATGNNSANAITADSDGKIVINGGWGGLGAAQQGVNNVSGGDIAITSGTSSPAVFATGSGSTNNVDAGPDGKVVIEAYYEGLNANSGGSNTVRGGDITVTGNRSAALWAVNSGSNNSIDAGSNGKIAVNGYLSAQSGGVNNLSGGDVNVSGVSGASNGYGLYATLSGSNTISTADGHITVSGTSTSNNSYAMSAVSSGSNSITTESGDVTVTATSTTNSPGSSSYGMGASSGRNSITTANGDVAVAAASTKGSGAGMWAYDSGTVASNTIASESGNVEVTGSGTIGYGMNAASSGSNSITTEDGDVRVSGAGNGPSGSGNAYGMYATSGRNSITTEDGNVTVSGVSSGSLGYGMSASNSGHNSIITESGNVEVSGSGSTGYGMHATVGENSITTADGRVTVSGTSTAMHASGGSNSISTEDGDVQVSGPIGMYNKYGTNSVTTANGNVTVSGTGTSNAVGMMSAGEPNNNAITATPGSNVITTENGNITVMGTANTNNSSSGFGMNANAAGNNVISTEGGTVNVTGNSTTGYGYGMYASNNGAVNSVTTAGGDVSVSGSGVAGTGFAMAAYSDGNNSISTTSGDVNVLAKSTTSAGSGMYTSGGKNAVKTEGGDVTVTGSSASGVGRGMDALSGANSVVTASGEVNISGKSTSGSSYGMSTTFNGQNSVTTEGGDVNVSSTASRSSYGMYTASTGANTITTGDGDVDVSAKSSGTTSNSYGMSVNGAGSNSIATKNGDIDVSGSGAAGYGLFSNATGGKNSVETVAGNISIQGTGTNGTGAGMFAQNAGSNSVTVRSGDVTVTGSGAGDKDSYGMFASGADSSNSIVTQSGSVVAYGNAADSGSAYGMAAFASGSNRISTDSGSAVVYGIAESGESYGMVAQNAGTNSIETDSGAVMVESGSPTTSTGMWADSAGSANRITTNSGDVFLFADGSGSEDSKGMLATDSGINSIATQSGATFISGGIHATTSGSNSVTARSGDVTITGSGTGDNDGFGMLASGSGSTNNVTTQSGSVIASVSGTGSSYAFGMAAVSSGKNNISTETGSVAISGTGNASTGDGYGMFANYAGGNSIETVSGDVAVSSDSASRSYGMWAFSSGSKNSIATDSGSVSVDASSSANGLSNGMFAENFGANSITTNGGAVAVSASNTGSGDAHGMHALNSGSNSIASAADIPLTVTITATAASAQKAIAMWAQGGGAVNYITGHSQAGGDGDSITLSGGIAMQTANGGRNIITTGAGNDHVTINGAVKGSGNQINVGGGSNTVTLNGAVESGSLNVIATDGTYTLILQASSTESFAERYGQWLNGITSDNLIAGGLTSISFDGLDAANLPADFLTTFNDLLYVLHDNGVSIVPDGLYGHLHDPAATAAPMMFAAADVAEHSGTDGIHSGASDDGQAAHAAGLGTVQGAEAPNTAGDHALDEAGSDAAIGSGGAELSHHDDSTGAQGTSAQGYTAEDTHPATEHYVTGVVDHAEDGATHDVLQSLGGQLNTGAHPQLDTHLAENTDSVTPSTENGHEDSPVLDDLLSDNSFYGSENVGLLFHGDSLNQNADGPVAGATAGQQGEIHADLVLTLGDESLDGLFAEGSLSSGVSGDAHQYGESVSGGFVASLTDMPAVMNENSTGMHIAGGGDVHGVDGEASASAWANAPDSAEHFAQAQESVNTAMRQIEGC